One genomic region from Nymphaea colorata isolate Beijing-Zhang1983 chromosome 10, ASM883128v2, whole genome shotgun sequence encodes:
- the LOC116262886 gene encoding pentatricopeptide repeat-containing protein At1g31790-like: MAISTSQHLIYKANPGVPLLRSPQHRHHRVKTNLKRPPPSPHLQVSTASASDILRLVDSLHLPMNSDIYSSLLHECTQCKSLLDGAEVHAHINRTFFEPGIRLANRLIVMYLACGCFDDALQVFDEMRTRDCLSWAAIILGSIESNRCEQAISFFIQMQEQGVVPNELILVGMFRACRSVRRCGFRLGRQVHGLALKMGMTKDPFVASELVNLYGKNGFLENLYRLFNDALRRDIVLYTGMMACYNRESHFTEAIRTFSEMRKSGKRVNHFTFSSVLRACAGNIDSRTGMQVHAGAVKAGVDQNVFVGTSMINMYGKCGLLNEAHQVFAGMADKNAACWNAMLGAYLQREGCCCEALKLLHEMKARGVKPLQPIVDKIVTFCGS; this comes from the coding sequence ATGGCGATTTCGACGAGCCAGCATCTCATCTACAAAGCCAACCCAGGCGTCCCTCTTCTTCGATCACCACAGCATCGCCACCACAGAGTCAAAACCAACCTCAAAAGACCACCGCCATCGCCGCACTTGCAGGTCTCAACCGCCTCTGCGTCGGACATTCTGCGTCTCGTGGACAGCCTCCACCTCCCCATGAACTCAGACATCTACTCCTCTCTCCTGCACGAGTGCACCCAATGCAAATCCTTACTCGATGGCGCGGAGGTTCACGCCCACATAAACCGCACCTTCTTCGAGCCAGGAATCAGGCTGGCTAACCGGTTGATCGTGATGTACTTGGCCTGCGGCTGCTTCGATGACGCGTTGCAGGTGTTCGACGAAATGCGGACCCGAGATTGCCTCTCGTGGGCAGCCATCATACTGGGGAGCATCGAAAGCAATAGGTGCGAACAGGCAATTagtttcttcatccaaatgcaAGAGCAAGGCGTAGTGCCAAACGAGTTGATTCTTGTTGGCATGTTTAGAGCTTGTCGATCGGTCAGGAGATGTGGATTCAGGCTTGGCCGGCAGGTTCATGGTCTGGCATTGAAGATGGGAATGACAAAGGATCCATTCGTCGCGAGCGAGCTCGTCAATTTGTATGGAAAGAATGGGTTTTTGGAGAACCTGTACAGATTGTTCAATGACGCTCTGCGAAGAGATATTGTGCTATATACTGGAATGATGGCGTGCTATAACAGAGAATCACATTTCACTGAGGCGATTAGAACTTTCAGTGAGATGAGAAAATCCGGGAAGAGAGTAAACCATTTCACCTTTTCCAGTGTTCTCCGGGCCTGTGCCGGAAACATCGATAGCCGGACAGGGATGCAAGTGCATGCAGGGGCTGTTAAAGCTGGGGTTGATCAGAACGTGTTCGTTGGAACAAGCATGATCAACATGTATGGAAAGTGTGGGCTATTGAACGAAGCTCACCAAGTGTTTGCGGGTATGGCCGACAAGAACGCCGCTTGTTGGAACGCCATGCTTGGTGCGTACCTCCAACGTGAAGGCTGCTGCTGCGAAGCGCTCAAGTTATTGCATGAAATGAAGGCTAGAGGTGTGAAACCACTGCAGCCAATTGTAGACAaaattgtaacattttgtgggAGTTAG
- the LOC116262094 gene encoding uncharacterized protein LOC116262094, whose protein sequence is MTMTVQREPERVMNHRGGSVLGRKTILKSDHFPGCQNYRLMPQIEGAPNYRQAGSSHVHGVAIPTIDGIHNVLDHIGAQKNGEQKQVLWINLREEPVVYINGRPFVLREVERPFSNLEYTGINRVRVEQMEARLKEDIILEASRYENKILVTDELPDGQMVDQWEPVTQESIKTPLEVYEELQAEGYLVDYERVPITDEKSPKERDFDMLVHRILQADINAEIVFNCQMGRGRTTTGMVIATLVYLKRIGASGISRSNSIGKVLDGGAHVIDNVPKSEEAMLRGEYAVIRSLIRVLEGGIECKRQVDKVIDSCASMQNLREAIATYRNSILRQRDEMKREAALSFFMEYLERYYFLICFSVYLHTERSALLPNGSSQNNFVDWMRARPELYSILRRLLRRDPMGALGYTTSKTYLVKITSSPDDHPCNLGVVAAMRKGEVLGRQTVLKSDHCPGCQNLTLPERVEGAPNFRDIPGFPVYGVANPTIDGIRAVIQRIASRNESCPILWHNMREEPVVYINGKPFVLREVERPYKNMLEYTGIDRERVERMEARLKEDILREAELYGGTIMVIHESDDGQIFDLWEHVNSEVVQTPLEVFKSLETEGLPVKYARVPITDGKAPKSSDFDTLAINIASAPKNAAFVFNCQMGQGRTTTGTVIACLVKLRIDYGRPIRVPHEVVSHEEIDSGSSSCEEAGNESAPGASESMRAKHGNKLHHTFGINDILLLRKVTRLFDNGIECREVLDAVIDRCAAMQNIRKAVLKYRKVFNHQNVEPRVRRVALNRGAEYLERYFRMIAFAAYVGSEAFDGFCGQGESRITFKTWVHRMPEVQAMKWSIRLRPGRFFNIPVELRTPHESDHGDAVMEALVNTRSGSVLGKGSILKMYFYPGQRTSSCMQIPGAPHVYKVDAYPVYSMATPTIAGAKELLKLLGAKSIGPGRTGKKVVVTDLREEAVVYINGVPFVLRELDQAVDTLKHVGITGPVVEHMEVRLKEDIITEITQSGGRMLLHREELNPSSKHPNVIGYWENVLLDDVKTPAEVYAALSYEGYNIKYRRIPLTREREALAADVDAIQSCLDSSASYYLYVSHTGFGGVAYAMAITSLRLRADELSQSERSELLDRKHLTLVGQEQLSKSLGEEEPFEHGDYRDILSLTRVLMYGPQSKAEVDAIIDRCAGAGNLRDDILHYKKELQKCSDIDDENMAYLMDMGIKALRRYFYLIAFRSYLFTTVKATTGTNESRFTSWMEARPELGHLCDNLRLDK, encoded by the exons ATGACGATGACAGTGCAGAGGGAGCCGGAAAGAGTTATGAATCACAGGGGAGGATCCGTCTTGGGGAGGAAGACGATATTGAAAAGTGATCATTTCCCTGGTTGCCAGAACTATCGATTGATGCCCCAGATTGAAGGAGCTCCAAATTACAGACAG GCTGGCTCTTCGCATGTCCATGGTGTTGCTATACCTACTATAGATGGGATCCACAATGTGCTTGATCACATTGGAGCGCAGAAGAATGGAGAACAAAAGCAAGTACTTTGGATAAATCTACGGGAGGAGCCT GTGGTGTACATCAATGGCCGACCATTTGTTTTGCGGGAAGTGGAAAGGCCTTTCTCCAATTTAGAGTACACG GGAATCAACAGGGTGAGGGTTGAACAAATGGAAGCACGATTAAAAGAAGACATAATTTTGGAGGCCTCAAG ATATGAAAATAAGATCCTTGTGACTGATGAACTGCCAGATGGCCAGATGGTAGACCAGTGGGAGCCAGTGACTCAAGAATCCATAAAAACACCTCTGGAG GTTTATGAGGAGCTTCAGGCAGAAGGATACCTTGTTGATTATGAGCGTGTTCCTATTACTGATGAGAAGTCCCCTAAGGAACGGGATTTTGATATGTTG GTACATAGAATCTTGCAAGCAGACATAAATGCTGAAATAGTTTTTAACTGTCAAATGGGACGTGGAAGGACTACAACTGGAATGGTCATTGCTACTTTGGTTTATCTTAAAAGAATAGGGGCATCAG GTATCTCCAGGTCAAATTCAATTGGAAAAGTTCTAGATGGGGGGGCTCATGTAATTGATAATGTCCCCAAATCTGAGGAAGCAATGCTTAGAGGTGAATATGCTGTTATACGAAGTCTAATTCGTGTTCTGGAG GGTGGAATAGAATGTAAAAGACAAGTTGATAAAGTTATTGACAGTTGTGCCTCTATGCAG AACCTACGAGAAGCTATTGCTACTTATCGAAATAGTATTCTTCGGCAACGAGATGAGATGAAGAGGGAAGCAGCACTTTCCTTTTTCATGGAATACTTGGAGCGCTATTACTTCCTTATCTGCTTCTCTGTGTATCTTCACACAGAGAGGTCAGCCCTCCTTCCCAATGGATCAAGTCAAAACAATTTTGTTGACTGGATGAGAGCTAGGCCCGAACTCTATAGCATTCTTCGCAG ATTGCTAAGGAGAGACCCAATGGGCGCTCTTGGTTATACAACCTCAAAAACATATTTGGTGAAAATTACATCGTCACCTGATGATCATCCATGCAATCTTGGAGTGGTTGCGGCTATGCGAAAAGGGGAAGTGCTCGGAAGGCAGACAGTTCTAAAAAGTGACCATTGTCCTGGCTGTCAGAATCTCACTTTGCCTGAGAGAGTTGAAGGTGCTCCAAATTTCAGGGATATTCCAGGGTTTCCAGTTTATGGGGTTGCTAATCCAACTATTGATGGTATACGAGCTGTTATCCAGAGGATAGCTAGTAGAAATGAAAGTTGCCCTATATTGTGGCACAATATGAGAGAGGAGCCTGTTGTCTATATTAATGGTAAACCTTTTGTGCTTCGCGAGGTGGAAAGACCTTACAAAAATATGTTGGAGTATACG GGAATAGATCGTGAGAGAGTTGAAAGGATGGAGGCCAGGTTAAAAGAAGACATTTTAAGGGAAGCAGAGCTATATGGAGGCACAATAATGGTGATTCATGAATCAGATGATGGGCAAATATTTGATTTGTGGGAGCATGTAAATTCTGAGGTTGTTCAAACCCCTTTAGAGGTTTTTAAAAGTTTGGAGACTGAGGGTCTTCCAGTTAAATATGCAAGAGTTCCAATAACTGATGGGAAAGCTCCCAAGAGTTCCGACTTTGATACACTGGCTATAAACATTGCATCTGCTCCAAAGAATGCTGCATTTGTTTTCAATTGCCAG ATGGGTCAGGGGAGAACAACTACTGGCACTGTTATTGCTTGCCTTGTGAAACTTCGGATTGACTATGGAAGACCAATTAGAGTTCCACATGAAGTAGTATCTCATGAAGAAATTGATAGTGGTTCTTCAAGTTGTGAAGAAGCAGGAAATGAAAGTGCTCCAGGTGCATCAGAGTCTATGAGAGCTAAACACGGAAATAAGTTGCATCACACTTTTGGAATCAATGATATCTTGTTATTACGAAAGGTCACAAGACTATTTGACAATGGCATTGAGTGCAGGGAAGTGTTGGATGCTGTCATTGATAGATGTGCAGCAATGCAAAATATCCGGAAAGCTGTTCTAAAGTATAGAAAGGTATTTAATCACCAAAATGTGGAGCCAAGGGTACGCAGGGTGGCACTAAATCGTGGTGCAGAATATTTGGAGCGGTATTTCCGGATGATAGCTTTTGCTGCATACGTTGGAAGTGAAGCTTTTGATGGTTTCTGTGGGCAAGGCGAATCAAGAATCACATTCAAGACTTGGGTACATAGAATGCCTGAGGTCCAAGCAATGAAATGGAGCATAAGGTTGCGGCCAGGGAGATTCTTCAATATTCCA GTGGAACTGAGGACACCTCATGAGTCTGATCATGGTGATGCAGTGATGGAAGCTCTAGTTAATACTCGTAGTGGTTCTGTCCTAGGGAAAGGTTCCATACTTAAGATGTACTTTTACCCTGGTCAGAGAACCTCGAGTTGTATGCAAATTCCTGGTGCTCCACATGTTTACAAG GTCGATGCATATCCTGTGTACAGCATGGCAACACCTACAATTGCTGGGGCCAAAGAACTGTTGAAGTTGTTGGGTGCCAAATCAATAGGCCCTGGACGTACTGGGAAGAAAGTAGTTGTGACTGACCTGAGAGAGGAAGCGGTTGTTTACATCAATGGAGTACCTTTTGTACTTAGGGAGCTGGATCAGGCTGTTGACACGCTCAAGCATGTGGGGATCACTGGCCCTGTG GTTGAACATATGGAGGTCCGCTTGAAAGAAGATATTATTACGGAAATAACACAATCTGGTGGTCGAATGCTTCTGCATCGTGAGGAACTTAATCCATCATCCAAACATCCCAATGTGATTGGATACTGGGAAAATGTCTTACTAGATGATGTGAAGACTCCTGCTGAAGTTTATGCCGCTCTTAGTTATGAAGGCTACAATATCAAATACAGGAGAATACCTCTTACGAGGGAAAGGGAAGCCTTAGCTGCAGATGTTGATGCAATTCAATCATGCCTAGATAG cTCTGCAAGCTATTATCTATATGTTTCTCATACGGGATTTGGAGGTGTCGCATATGCAATGGCTATTACTTCACTTAGGCTTCGAGCTGATGAATTGTCTCAATCAGAGAGATCTGAATTGTTGGACAGGAAACATCTTACTTTGGTTGGTCAGGAACAGTTGTCTAAATCTTTGGGTGAAGAAGAACCATTTGAACATGGGGATTACCGTGACATTCTGAGCCTTACTAGAGTATTGATGTATGGGCCGCAAAGTAAAGCAGAAGTAGATGCAATCATAGACAG GTGTGCTGGCGCTGGAAACCTGAGAGATGACATCCTACACTACAAAAAAGAGTTGCAGAAATGTTCTGACATTGATGACGAGAATATGGCCTACCTTATGGACATGGGCATCAAGGCCTTAAG GAGGTACTTTTACCTGATTGCATTCAGGTCTTATCTCTTTACTACTGTGAAGGCAACTACTGGCACAAATGAATCACGATTCACTTCATGGATGGAGGCAAGACCAGAACTCGGCCACCTGTGTGACAACCTGAGGCTTGACAAATAG
- the LOC116261828 gene encoding SPX domain-containing protein 4-like: MKFGKEFGTHLEQTLPDWRDKFLCYKPLKKLLKQIAVADPAGSAGFYDGFNVNGSASPVPRSAWNGVEPGHMLDGLGGDGIRVSTLEEWFVGLLDRELEKFNDFYVDKEEEFIIRLQELKERIEWLKQKTHDNGDLTSENEFSEEMIVIRNDYVAIHGEMVLLENYSSLNFIGLLKILKKYDKRTGALLRLPFTQRALRQPFFTTEPLTRLVHECEDNLQLLFPLEAEIVEPQTHAEQTDNSNPTEAAVTLHGNTIEIYRSTLAAIRTIQGLRRESSTYNPLSFASVFHDQDDNESRATTAENSVSGSSTVLQNEEKDQAASFPVSKAD, translated from the exons ATGAAGTTCGGGAAGGAGTTCGGCACGCACCTGGAGCAGACGTTGCCGGACTGGCGCGACAAGTTTCTCTGCTACAAGCCCCTCAAGAAGCTCCTCAAGCAGATTGCCGTTGCCGACCCTGCTGGCTCGGCCGGTTTCTACGACGGCTTTAACGTCAACGGTTCGGCTTCCCCCGTTCCCCGGTCCGCCTGGAATGGCGTTGAGCCCGGGCATATGTTGGATGGGCTCGGAGGCGACGGAATTAGGGTTTCGACTCTGGAGGAGTGGTTCGTGGGCCTTCTTGATCGCGAGTTGGAGAAGTTCAATGACTTTTACGTTGATAAGGAGGAGGAGTTCATCATTCGGTTGCAG GAACTCAAGGAAAGGATTGAATGGCTGAAACAGAAAACTCATGATAACGGTGATTTGACGTCTGAGAATGAGTTCAGTGAAGAGATGATAGTCATCAGAAATGACTATGTTGCCATCCATGGGGAAATGGTACTTTTGGAGAACTATAGCTCCCTTAACTTCATAG GtcttctgaaaattttgaaaaagtatgACAAGAGAACAGGGGCACTATTGCGCCTACCATTCACACAGCGTGCTCTGCGTCAACCATTCTTCACCACGGAGCCCCTTACCAGGCTTGTCCATGAATGTGAAGAcaatcttcaacttcttttcccCCTGGAAGCAGAGATTGTTGAACCTCAGACGCATGCTGAGCAGACTGATAACTCGAACCCCACCGAGGCTGCGGTAACTCTTCATGGAAACACCATTGAAATTTACCGGAGTACTCTGGCAGCAATCAGGACAATACAAGGGCTGAGAAGAGAGAGTTCCACTTACAATCCTTTGTCTTTTGCGTCCGTTTTCCATGATCAGGACGATAATGAGTCTCGAGCTACAACAGCTGAAAATTCCGTTTCCGGCTCATCAACGGTCTTGCAGAATGAAGAGAAAGACCAAGCGGCGTCATTTCCTGTAAGCAAAGCTGATTAA
- the LOC116263205 gene encoding uncharacterized protein LOC116263205, producing MGSLMAGWDSPFVDPERVNYERNKSFTREEIETFWKQRKAEHEAYCKEENDHQEQETITDQENLVNDQEKIDKKDDWWTRSSWAYLNEPPEDDTNYRSFNYVAQFHVAEMANKKSLCAN from the exons ATGGGTTCTCTGATGGCAGGTTGGGATTCGCCGTTCGTGGATCCTGAAAGAG TTAATTATGAAAGAAACAAGTCCTTCACCAGAGAGGAGATAGAGACTTTCTGGAAGCAGAGAAAGGCAGAACATGAAGCATACTGTAAGGAG GAAAACGATCACCAGGAACAAGAAACCATAACTGATCAGGAAAATTTAGTAAACGATCAGGAAAAAATAGACAAGAAAGATGACTG GTGGACGAGAAGCAGCTGGGCTTACCTGAATGAACCTCCAGAGGATGATACTAATTACAGATCTTTCAATTACGTGGCCCAGTTTCATGTTGCAGAGATGGCAAATAAAAAGAGCTTGTGTGCTAATTGA
- the LOC116263204 gene encoding cathepsin B-like protease 2, with protein MGRSSVTFALFLLIAVGEVFAVKPILPISHSGKLLEKSIVEEINSNPKAGWVAALNPRFSNYTIGQFKHILGVKSTPKNMLESLPVKRHDRSLKLPQHFDARTAWPQCSTIGRILGKSLRNWTFWSTFLFQQGHCGSCWAFGAVESLSDRFCVHFNVNISLSVNDLLSCCGFMCGDGCDGGYPISAWRYFVHHGVVTEECDPYFDDTGCKHPGCEPAYPTPKCVKKCQLQNQVWRNSKHYSANAYRVHSDCHSIMAEVYQNGPVEVSFSVYEDFAYYKSGVYKHITGDMLGGHAVKLIGWGTSDEGEDYWLLANQWNRSWGDDGYFKIKRGVNECGIERDVVAGMPSSKNLIRSFAGESEGDGIAI; from the exons ATGGGGAGGTCGTCGGTCACGTTCGCGCTTTTTCTTCTGATCGCGGTTGGCGAG GTTTTTGCTGTGAAGCCAATACTGCCCATCAGTCATTCTGGCAAACTTCTTGAG AAATCTATAGTAGAAGAGATCAATTCGAATCCAAAGGCTGGATGGGTGGCTGCATTAAATCCCAGATTCTCAAATTACACA ATTGGGCAATTCAAACACATATTGGGAGTGAAGTCAACACCTAAAAATATGTTAGAGTCCCTGCCTGTTAAAAGGCATGATAGAAGCTTGAAGTTGCCACAGCATTTCGATGCACGAACTGCCTGGCCACAATGTAGCACAATTGGGAGAATACTTGGTAAATCACTCAGAAATTGGACTTTTTG gtccacttttctttttcaacaggGCCATTGTGGTTCTTGTTGGGCATTCGGTGCAGTGGAGTCTCTGTCAGACCGCTTCTGCGTCCATTTTAATGTG AACATCTCGCTGTCCGTGAATGATCTTCTCTCATGCTGTGGCTTTATGTGTGGAGATGGCTGTGATGGAGGCTATCCCATTTCCGCATGGAGATACTTTGTTCACCATGGTGTTGTCACCGAAGAG TGTGACCCTTACTTCGATGATACTGGATGCAAACATCCCGGCTGCGAGCCTGCCTACCCAACTCCCAAATGTGTGAAAAAATGCCAACTGCAGAACCAGGTGTGGCGCAACTCCAAACATTATAGTGCGAATGCTTATAGAGTCCATTCGGACTGCCACAGCATCATGGCAGAAGTATACCAAAATGGCCCCGTGGAAGTCTCATTCTCCGTTTATGAG GACTTCGCGTACTACAAGTCGGGCGTTTACAAGCACATAACTGGAGACATGTTGGGAGGCCATGCGGTCAAGCTAATTGGGTGGGGTACCTCAGATGAAGGAGAAGACTACTGG CTTCTTGCAAACCAGTGGAACAGGAGCTGGGGGGAT GACGGGTACTTCAAGATCAAAAGGGGAGTTAATGAATGTGGAATCGAAAGGGATGTGGTCGCAGGCATGCCATCATCCAAGAATCTAATAAGGAGCTTTGCTGGTGAAAGCGAAGGAGATGGCATCGCAATTTGA